A single region of the Lineus longissimus chromosome 14, tnLinLong1.2, whole genome shotgun sequence genome encodes:
- the LOC135499142 gene encoding ornithine decarboxylase antizyme 1-like, with protein sequence MDGRLYVEVPNGILPEGSKESFVALLEYAEEELHCSHVLVCFKKERNDRASLVRMFMFLGFSPVAPGNPIIPRSPDLMFMASVIE encoded by the exons ATGGACGGACGACTCTATGTGGAGGTCCCCAATGGCATCCTGCCGGAGGGTTCCAAAGAGAG TTTTGTCGCCCTCCTAGAGTACGCGGAAGAGGAACTTCACTGTAGTCACGTCCTGGTCTGCTTCAAGAAAGAACGCAATGATCGAG CTTCTCTCGTGCGGATGTTCATGTTCCTGGGATTCTCCCCGGTCGCCCCCGGTAACCCGATCATCCCACGCTCTCCTGACCTGATGTTCATGGCATCAGTCATCGAGTAG
- the LOC135498778 gene encoding dynactin subunit 6-like — protein sequence MITLNDAWRLCKFKMSLREAPRSSVKIAQTAVVCSECELKGDITIGARTVVHPKAKILAEAGPIIIGENNLIEEQVEITNRGPMQSPGSPSKNQSVVIIGSNNVFEVGANCEAANIGDNNVLEARCYVGRETSLSNGCIIGAMCNVTSKELLPENTVLFGSQCQRRVQAERPPPQTLQLDFLSKILPNYHHLKKTKTHRKE from the exons atgatcactcTTAACGACGCTTGGAGATTGTGCAAATTCAAGATGTCGCTGCGAGAAGCCCCACGAAGCAG CGTCAAAATTGCACAAACTGCGGTGGTCTGCTCAGAATGTGAGCTGAAAGGTGACATCACTATTGGAGCCAGGACCGTTGTGCATCCAAAAGCCAAGATTCTTGCAGAAGCTGGACCAATCATCATCGGCGAGAATAACCTTATTGAAGAGCAAGTAGAGATAACTAACAG AGGTCCAATGCAGAGTCCAGGCTCTCCCTCGAAGAACCAGTCCGTCGTCATCATTGGTAGTAACAATGTCTTTGAAGTGGGAGCCA ATTGCGAAGCAGCCAACATCGGTGACAACAACGTCTTAGAAGCAAGATGTTACGTGGGCCGCGAGACCTCACTCAGCAATGGGTGCATCATTGGGGCGATGTGCAATGTCACCAGCAAGGAGTTACTGCCGGAAAATACAGTCCTGTTTGGGTCGCAATGCCAGAGGAGAGTTCAGGCGGAGAGACCCCCA CCCCAAACTTTACAGCTGGATTTCTTGTCCAAAATCTTACCAAACTATCATCATCTGAAGAAGACAAAGACTCACAGAAAAG AGTGA
- the LOC135498952 gene encoding uncharacterized protein LOC135498952, with protein MAAPPEMSTEDGGDYIGNITEESNRNEGIGLVLTEVDALQESLTLDISPRDEKDDRLPHQSNDEPTTRKRKSGSPNKSGSSQPELEMSCVEAELQPDEEVLTSKRRSGHPKKPVFQKTKSSEASAPKKRRTSKKFLDPALLAKNKTSRDDIEKSPGTFKTNLPQRARRLASLAIPKCMAEFAQQAKLIKRAMEEEKNIEKKIVKLPEGIQPKLTQRVSEKNDVPEFSCGLCDRTADSMAKLIEHFKDVHGVGTLLQLGRPKGKKHRLDHGSDSRREEILTCGFCGKTERSTKALMMHFVLMHPASSTTIADDKKPAGTFVGSGDFVCGLCGVQKDKDTELMGHYRVAHPVFPPPFGGEPKKNAPTGNRRKQNLKTIKENAQMNFRITGSKIVAV; from the exons ATGGCGGCACCGCCAGAAATGTCAACAGAGGATGGAGGAGACTACATCGGAAACATCACAGAGGAGTCCAACCGAAATGAGGGTATAGGCCTAGTATTAACTGAAGTCGATGCGCTGCAAGAATCTTTAACACTGGATATTTCGCCACGAGACGAGAAGGATGACAGATTGCCGCATCAATCAAACGATGAACCCACAACAAGAAAACGCAAAAGTGGTAGTCCAAACAAATCTGGCTCGTCACAACCTGAGCTGGAGATGTCCTGTGTTGAAGCGGAACTGCAACCGGATGAGGAAGTATTGACAAGTAAACGTAGAAGCGGACACCCAAAAAAGCCAGTGTTTCAAAAAACGAAATCAAGCGAGGCATCCGCACCAAAAAAACGCAGAACATCGAAGAAATTTCTTGACCCTGCTTTGCTTGCTAAGAACAAGACATCACGAGATGACATTGAGAAATCACCGGGaacattcaaaacaaatttaccgCAAAGAGCGCGGAGATTGGCTTCGCTTGCGATTCCAAAATGCATGGCGGAATTTGCACAGCAGGCCAAGTTGATTAAGAGGGCCATGGAGGAGGAGAAGAACATTGAGAAGAAGATTGTGAAGTTACCGGAGGGAATTCAGCCAAAATTGACGCAGAGAGTTAGCGAGAAAAATG ATGTGCCAGAGTTTTCATGCGGGCTGTGTGACAGGACTGCCGACAGTATGGCCAAGTTGATTGAGCATTTTAAAGACGTCCACGGAGTTGGCACTTTATTGCAGCTCGGACGTCCAAAAGGGAAAAAACACAGATTAGATCACG GTAGTGATTCAAGAAGAGAGGAGATTTTGACTTGTGGATTTTGCGGCAAGACGGAACGGTCTACAAAAGCGCTTATGATGCATTTTGTGCTGATGCATCCTGCCTCATCCACGACCATTGCTGATGACAAGAAACCAGCAG GTACGTTCGTCGGTAGTGGCGACTTCGTTTGTGGGTTATGCGGCGTACAAAAGGACAAAGACACGGAACTGATGGGCCATTATCGCGTAGCACATCCTGTGTTCCCTCCTCCATTTGGTGGAGAGCCAAAAAAGAATGCGCCAACAGGCAACAGacgaaaacaaaatttgaagacGATAAAAGAGAATGCTCAGATGAATTTCAGAATCACAGGTTCTAAAATTGTGGCAGTGTGA